TAATCACCGAGCGCCGGCGCTACGCTTTGTTCAGTTCCTCGCGCAGCAGGTTCAGCGCGGCCTGGGACGTGAAGCGGCGGATGGCCTCGCGGCCGCCGCGGAAAAGGTGATCGCGCGCCACTGCTCCGTTCGGCATCTCAACGGCGACCCACACCGTGCCGACCGGCTTCTCCGGGGTGCCGCCGTCCGGCCCGGCGATTCCGGTCACAGAGTAGGCGGCATCGGCGTGGTAGACACGCCGCGCTCCTGCCGCCATTTCGAGGGCAACTTCGCGGCTTACGGCCCCGTGCTCCGCGAGCGTGGCCTCCCCCACCCCGAGGAGGTCCCTCTTCGCCTGATTGCTGTACGTCACGGCGCATCCCTGGAACACGGCGCTGGCGCCGGGAATCGCGGTTAGGCGCTCGGCGATGCCGCCCCCCGTGCACGACTCCGCGCCGGCGAGCGTCCAGCCCAGCGTAAGGAGCCGTTTGAGGACGGTGCTCTCCAGCGTCTCGTCGTCGCGGCCGACGATGAACTCCCCGAGGCGGGACGCAATCTCCCGGTCCACGGGGTCGATCAGCGCGGCGGCCGCCTCCGGAGACAGCGCCCGGGCGGTGATCCGCAGGTGCACCTCGCCCATCTTGGCGTATGGCGCCACCGTCGGGTTTTCGCCGTCCAACAGATCATTGACGCGTTCGGCCGCGATCGACTCCCCGATGCCGGACAGCTTGATGGTGCGTGAGACGAGGACCGGGTGGCCAGGCCCCAGAATGCCGCGGAGGTACGGAACCAGGGAATCCACGACCATCGGCTTCAACTCATGGGGAGGGCCGGGAAGACAGGCGACCGTCTTGCCGGCGGAGGTCATGGCCACGCCGGGCGCGGTGCCGTTCTCGTTCTGGAAGACGGTCCCGCCTTCGAATACGAGCGCCTGTTTGAGGTTGGTTTCGGGCAGGCGGATGTGCCTCATGGCGAAGAAGGAACGCAGTCGCTCTTCCGCTATGGGATCGTTCACCAATCGCACGCCCAGAACCTGCGCCACCGTTTCCTTGGTGAGATCGTCCTTCGTGGGGCCTAACCCCCCGCCTAGAATCACGATGTCCGCGCGCGTGAACGCGGACCGGATGGCGTCGCCCAGGCGCTGCGGGTTATCGCCCACGACAACCTTCTGGTACACCCCGATGCCCAGTCCGGCGAGGGTCTGCGCCAGAAACGCGGCGTTCGTATCCACAATTTGCCCTAGCAAAATCTCGGTCCCTACGCTGATGATTTCCGCGGTCACATCCCCCACCTTTCGTCGTATCGCGAGCGTGCAATTCGCCTCCGCCGCCGGCCA
This window of the Armatimonadota bacterium genome carries:
- a CDS encoding competence/damage-inducible protein A produces the protein MTAEIISVGTEILLGQIVDTNAAFLAQTLAGLGIGVYQKVVVGDNPQRLGDAIRSAFTRADIVILGGGLGPTKDDLTKETVAQVLGVRLVNDPIAEERLRSFFAMRHIRLPETNLKQALVFEGGTVFQNENGTAPGVAMTSAGKTVACLPGPPHELKPMVVDSLVPYLRGILGPGHPVLVSRTIKLSGIGESIAAERVNDLLDGENPTVAPYAKMGEVHLRITARALSPEAAAALIDPVDREIASRLGEFIVGRDDETLESTVLKRLLTLGWTLAGAESCTGGGIAERLTAIPGASAVFQGCAVTYSNQAKRDLLGVGEATLAEHGAVSREVALEMAAGARRVYHADAAYSVTGIAGPDGGTPEKPVGTVWVAVEMPNGAVARDHLFRGGREAIRRFTSQAALNLLREELNKA